In one window of Chryseobacterium viscerum DNA:
- a CDS encoding SDR family oxidoreductase: MSENKTAYITGGTKGIGFGIAKILLENGISVAFSGRKREDVMKAEEELKQYSENVLGIVSDVRSLESEQEAVKYTVEKFGRVDYIIANAGLGIFKPVDELTAEEWNEMIETNLTGVFYTLKASVEELKKTEGYYITISSLAGANFFENGTGYNASKFGVVGFTQAAMIDLRKYNIKSTVIMPGSVATHFNGNIPSEKDSWKIQPEDMGNLILDILNMNPRVLPSKIEFRATKPAK, encoded by the coding sequence ATGTCAGAGAATAAAACAGCTTATATAACGGGAGGAACCAAAGGTATTGGTTTCGGGATTGCGAAAATTTTACTTGAAAATGGAATTTCAGTAGCATTTTCAGGAAGAAAAAGAGAAGATGTCATGAAGGCGGAAGAAGAACTTAAGCAATACTCAGAAAATGTTCTGGGAATTGTTTCTGACGTAAGAAGCCTGGAAAGTGAGCAGGAAGCAGTAAAATATACCGTTGAAAAGTTCGGGAGAGTGGATTATATCATTGCTAATGCAGGATTGGGGATATTTAAACCCGTAGATGAGCTCACGGCAGAAGAGTGGAATGAAATGATAGAAACCAATCTCACAGGTGTTTTCTATACCTTAAAAGCTTCTGTGGAAGAACTGAAGAAGACAGAAGGTTACTATATCACGATTTCAAGTCTCGCAGGTGCCAACTTCTTTGAAAACGGAACAGGGTACAATGCCTCAAAATTCGGAGTGGTAGGTTTTACACAGGCTGCGATGATTGATTTAAGGAAATACAATATTAAATCTACGGTCATTATGCCGGGTTCGGTGGCAACTCATTTTAATGGAAATATTCCGTCAGAAAAAGACAGTTGGAAGATTCAACCCGAAGATATGGGGAATCTCATATTAGATATTTTAAACATGAATCCAAGAGTTTTGCCAAGTAAAATAGAGTTTAGGGCAACAAAACCAGCGAAGTAA
- a CDS encoding GxxExxY protein, with the protein MNENEISFYIRKSIFSVYNELGPGLLEKVYEKVLALELKNNGLSVKTQVPIPITFKGIFIDSSFIADIIVEDKVIIEIKSIPEIINVHHKQLLTYLKLTKLKLGILANFNTDYIDKSIIRKINGNI; encoded by the coding sequence ATGAATGAAAATGAGATAAGTTTTTATATCAGGAAATCTATTTTTTCTGTATATAACGAGTTGGGACCAGGTTTATTAGAAAAAGTTTATGAGAAAGTCTTGGCACTTGAATTAAAAAATAACGGTTTAAGCGTTAAAACTCAAGTTCCAATACCCATAACATTTAAAGGAATTTTTATTGATTCAAGTTTTATTGCTGATATCATTGTTGAAGACAAAGTTATTATTGAAATAAAATCAATTCCTGAAATAATTAATGTTCATCACAAGCAGCTCTTAACCTACTTAAAATTAACCAAACTGAAATTAGGAATATTGGCTAATTTCAATACTGATTATATTGATAAAAGTATTATTCGAAAAATAAACGGAAACATTTAA
- a CDS encoding class I SAM-dependent methyltransferase, producing MGNKLLDKEIQNYINANLNVDLHALLLKKSPFPEVSMQEIVQQIKGKQVAERKFPFLLKEGIIFPPQLNLEQSSSEKTALYKSEMLKGNQFIDLTSGFGIDAYYLSQNFDHITLVEQNTELLEIVAHNWNILGRQANFINKKLEDFLNENQEHFDVIYLDPARRDQQKNKVFLLEDLSPDILEIQGKLLSVSDQVVIKLSPLIDLKYLVSVLPGISRIEIIALKNDVKEVVIVLSNENTDEIICNCVNLESGESAFTFRFWEEERAESEYSEPEKYIYIPNNSILKAGVFNLISLKFGLKKLHPNSHFYTSNEKKEDFPGRILEMEPVDSKNIKKKEQFNIISKNYPLKPEEIKKKYGLKDGGDHYLIFTQSKKGKIILKSV from the coding sequence GTGGGAAATAAATTATTAGACAAAGAAATCCAAAACTATATCAACGCAAATCTGAATGTAGATTTACATGCATTACTCTTGAAAAAATCACCCTTTCCGGAAGTTTCTATGCAGGAAATTGTACAGCAGATCAAAGGAAAACAGGTTGCTGAAAGAAAATTTCCTTTTCTCTTGAAAGAAGGGATCATTTTCCCGCCACAGCTTAATCTGGAGCAGTCATCGTCAGAAAAAACAGCCCTTTATAAATCTGAAATGTTGAAAGGGAATCAGTTTATTGATCTAACAAGTGGTTTTGGTATTGATGCCTATTATCTGTCTCAAAACTTTGATCATATTACTTTGGTAGAGCAGAATACAGAGCTTTTAGAGATTGTAGCCCATAACTGGAATATTTTGGGACGTCAGGCAAATTTTATCAACAAAAAGCTTGAAGATTTCCTGAACGAGAATCAGGAACATTTTGATGTCATTTATCTTGATCCGGCCAGAAGAGATCAGCAAAAAAACAAAGTTTTTCTTTTGGAAGACCTTTCTCCTGATATTCTCGAAATTCAGGGAAAATTGCTGTCTGTTTCCGATCAGGTAGTCATTAAACTCTCCCCACTTATTGATCTTAAGTATCTTGTGTCAGTGCTGCCAGGTATTTCAAGGATAGAAATTATTGCTCTTAAAAATGATGTAAAAGAAGTTGTTATTGTTTTATCCAATGAAAATACAGATGAGATTATCTGCAACTGTGTGAACCTTGAGAGTGGAGAATCTGCCTTTACCTTCAGATTTTGGGAAGAAGAAAGGGCTGAATCAGAGTATTCTGAGCCTGAAAAATACATTTACATTCCCAATAACTCTATTTTGAAAGCGGGAGTCTTTAATTTGATTTCACTGAAATTCGGACTGAAGAAACTTCATCCTAACAGTCATTTTTATACCTCCAATGAAAAGAAGGAAGACTTTCCCGGGAGAATTTTGGAAATGGAACCAGTTGATTCTAAAAATATTAAGAAAAAAGAACAGTTTAATATCATTTCAAAGAATTACCCTTTAAAACCTGAAGAAATCAAGAAAAAATATGGTTTGAAAGATGGGGGAGACCATTACCTTATTTTTACACAATCCAAAAAAGGGAAAATAATATTAAAATCAGTATAA
- a CDS encoding T9SS type A sorting domain-containing protein, which produces MKKYYSIAILLLSSCIFAQQTVSFEFNEGFNTGNIHGQAGWISTPTGGVPQNVTHQTISVDKASDGSSSLKIVKEAAYGTQSDPIIGGFYNLPAPLAYNNFSVSFDINMSQLNGSDFGFQGVNSVDDQFVVRLDFDKTGLFKILNTVSGIQDLISIPSAWLPNIWYRVKVVGTATDIRYYLNNVFIYTGTAASSVNIDQLRFVHNNALGSAYIDNIKVNSELLVLGIKDSKVIAKEVSIYPNPATDFIQINSPGTVKRVEIYDGTGKLIKTEINNSRINVKGLTAGVYMVNVKAEGRNFTEKFIKK; this is translated from the coding sequence ATGAAAAAATACTACTCAATTGCAATTTTACTATTATCATCATGCATTTTTGCACAGCAGACTGTATCCTTTGAATTCAATGAAGGATTCAACACTGGAAATATCCATGGCCAGGCAGGATGGATCAGTACTCCCACAGGAGGAGTGCCTCAAAATGTAACCCATCAGACCATCAGCGTAGATAAAGCCAGCGACGGAAGCAGTTCCCTCAAAATTGTTAAAGAAGCAGCCTACGGAACTCAGTCTGATCCTATTATCGGAGGCTTTTATAATCTGCCGGCTCCTCTTGCTTACAACAACTTCTCCGTATCATTTGATATTAATATGTCGCAGCTCAACGGCTCTGATTTTGGTTTTCAGGGAGTGAATAGTGTTGATGATCAGTTTGTTGTGAGACTGGATTTTGATAAAACCGGATTGTTCAAGATTCTGAATACAGTATCAGGCATACAGGATTTGATTTCCATACCTTCAGCCTGGCTGCCAAATATCTGGTACAGAGTGAAAGTTGTGGGAACTGCCACAGATATCAGATACTATCTTAATAATGTCTTTATTTACACAGGAACAGCCGCAAGTTCAGTGAATATAGATCAGCTGCGTTTTGTCCATAATAATGCGTTGGGATCGGCTTATATAGATAATATTAAAGTGAATAGTGAACTTTTGGTATTAGGGATTAAAGATTCTAAGGTTATTGCCAAAGAAGTTTCAATTTATCCTAATCCTGCCACTGATTTTATACAGATTAATTCTCCCGGTACAGTAAAACGTGTTGAGATCTATGACGGGACAGGAAAGCTTATAAAGACTGAAATAAACAATAGCAGAATTAATGTAAAAGGACTGACTGCAGGTGTATATATGGTTAATGTAAAAGCAGAAGGAAGAAACTTCACAGAGAAATTTATAAAAAAATAA
- a CDS encoding nucleoside permease, which translates to MNLKLRLTILSFLQFFVWGAWLITMANFWFGTKHWEGTQFGAVFGTMGIASIFMPTITGIIADRWINAERIFSVLHILYGIILFILPHSADPNSFFSVMLVAMCFYMPTIALANSISYTILKNNNMDVVKDFPPIRVWGTIGFIVAMWITNLSGNKATEGQFYIGGAVAIFLGIYALTLPKCPPQKLIDKNSPLSEQLGLNAFKLFGNYKMALFFLFSMLLGAALQLTNAYGDVFLSEFAHFPKYADSFVVQRSTIIMSISQVSETLFILAIPFFLKKFGIKKVMLMSMLAWVLRFGFFAYGVPDGFGLSLIILSCIVYGMAFDFFNISGSLFVETTTDKKIRSSAQGLFMMMTNGFGAVFGSYIAGWAIDKFFTHKFTTASDLSTYLETTPDNPTFLEILKNSFNAAVNSDGTLSSVVMVKDWQQIWLSFAIYSLVLAIFFAVLFKHKHNPEDVSSVKH; encoded by the coding sequence ATGAATTTAAAATTACGACTGACCATCCTCAGTTTTCTCCAATTTTTTGTTTGGGGAGCATGGCTGATTACGATGGCAAACTTCTGGTTTGGTACAAAACATTGGGAAGGAACTCAGTTTGGAGCTGTGTTCGGAACAATGGGAATTGCTTCCATCTTTATGCCAACCATTACTGGAATTATTGCTGACCGCTGGATTAATGCGGAACGAATATTTTCAGTATTACATATCCTTTATGGGATTATCCTTTTTATATTACCTCATTCTGCAGACCCGAATTCTTTCTTTTCGGTAATGCTTGTGGCTATGTGCTTTTATATGCCAACTATTGCACTTGCGAACTCCATTTCTTATACGATCCTGAAAAATAATAATATGGATGTAGTAAAAGATTTTCCACCTATTCGTGTATGGGGTACCATTGGTTTTATTGTGGCCATGTGGATCACTAACCTTAGTGGAAACAAAGCTACGGAAGGACAGTTCTATATTGGAGGGGCTGTAGCAATATTTTTAGGAATTTATGCTCTTACCTTACCAAAATGTCCGCCACAAAAGTTGATTGATAAAAACTCGCCATTATCTGAACAATTAGGATTGAATGCGTTCAAACTTTTTGGGAACTATAAAATGGCTTTGTTCTTTTTATTTTCAATGCTTTTGGGAGCAGCACTTCAGCTTACCAATGCATATGGAGATGTTTTTTTAAGTGAATTTGCCCATTTTCCTAAATATGCTGACTCATTTGTAGTACAGAGATCTACCATCATCATGTCAATTTCTCAGGTATCAGAAACCCTGTTTATTTTGGCGATTCCTTTTTTCCTGAAGAAATTCGGAATAAAAAAAGTAATGCTGATGTCTATGCTGGCATGGGTGTTAAGATTCGGATTCTTTGCATATGGCGTTCCGGACGGATTCGGACTTTCTCTGATTATCCTTTCATGTATTGTATACGGAATGGCATTCGATTTCTTTAATATTTCAGGATCACTTTTCGTAGAAACAACTACCGATAAAAAAATACGTTCTTCAGCTCAGGGGTTATTTATGATGATGACCAACGGTTTTGGAGCTGTTTTTGGAAGTTATATTGCAGGCTGGGCGATTGATAAATTCTTTACCCATAAATTTACCACCGCTTCGGACTTATCTACTTATCTTGAAACAACACCTGATAACCCTACTTTCTTGGAAATACTGAAAAACAGTTTCAATGCAGCGGTTAATTCAGACGGAACCCTTTCATCTGTGGTGATGGTAAAAGACTGGCAGCAGATATGGCTTTCATTTGCTATTTATTCGTTGGTGCTGGCTATATTCTTTGCTGTATTGTTTAAACACAAACACAACCCAGAAGATGTTTCATCAGTAAAACATTAA
- a CDS encoding acetyl-CoA C-acyltransferase yields MKEVFIVSAVRTPMGSFMGSLSTVPATKLGATAVKGALDKIGLDPNAVQEIYMGNVLQAGEGQAPARQVALGAGLSINTPSTTVNKVCASGMKAVTMAAQAIKAGDAEVIVAGGMENMSLVPHYYNARVATKLGDIKMLDGMVLDGLTDVYNKVHMGVCAEKCAVDYNITREDQDNFAVESYKRSAKAWSEGKFNEEIVPVSIPQRKGEPVIFAEDEEYKAVNFDRISTLPTVFKKEEGTVTAANASTLNDGASALILVSKEKMEELGLKPLAKIVSYADAAHEPENFTTAPAKALPIALKKAGLEVSDIDFFEFNEAFSVVGLANNKILGLDAAKVNVNGGAVALGHPLGSSGSRIIVTLINVLKQNNAKYGAAAICNGGGGASAIVIENI; encoded by the coding sequence ATGAAAGAAGTATTCATCGTTTCCGCAGTAAGAACACCTATGGGGAGTTTTATGGGAAGCTTGTCAACAGTTCCGGCTACAAAACTGGGAGCAACTGCTGTAAAAGGAGCACTGGATAAAATTGGTTTAGATCCTAATGCTGTTCAGGAAATTTATATGGGGAATGTTCTGCAGGCAGGAGAAGGCCAGGCGCCGGCTCGTCAGGTAGCTTTAGGAGCAGGTCTTTCAATCAATACACCTTCTACTACAGTCAATAAAGTATGTGCTTCAGGAATGAAGGCTGTAACAATGGCTGCTCAGGCGATCAAAGCTGGTGATGCAGAAGTAATTGTTGCAGGAGGTATGGAAAATATGTCTTTAGTTCCTCATTATTACAATGCAAGAGTGGCTACAAAATTAGGCGATATCAAAATGCTTGATGGGATGGTACTTGACGGTCTTACAGACGTATACAACAAAGTACATATGGGAGTATGTGCAGAAAAATGTGCAGTAGACTATAATATCACAAGAGAAGATCAGGATAACTTTGCTGTAGAATCTTACAAAAGATCAGCAAAAGCATGGAGCGAAGGTAAATTCAACGAAGAAATTGTTCCGGTTTCTATTCCTCAGAGAAAAGGAGAACCTGTAATCTTTGCTGAAGATGAAGAATACAAAGCAGTAAACTTTGACAGAATTTCAACACTTCCTACCGTATTCAAAAAAGAAGAAGGAACAGTAACAGCAGCTAACGCATCTACCTTGAATGATGGAGCTTCTGCATTGATCCTTGTTTCCAAAGAAAAAATGGAAGAACTTGGTTTGAAGCCTCTTGCAAAAATCGTTTCTTACGCTGATGCAGCACATGAGCCTGAAAACTTTACAACTGCTCCAGCAAAAGCTTTACCTATCGCTCTTAAAAAAGCGGGATTAGAAGTTTCTGATATCGATTTCTTTGAATTCAACGAAGCTTTCTCAGTAGTAGGATTAGCCAACAACAAAATCTTAGGATTAGATGCTGCTAAAGTAAATGTAAACGGAGGAGCTGTAGCATTAGGACACCCACTTGGAAGTTCTGGATCAAGAATCATTGTTACATTAATCAACGTTTTAAAGCAAAATAACGCAAAATACGGTGCAGCAGCAATCTGCAATGGTGGTGGAGGAGCTTCTGCTATCGTGATTGAAAATATCTAA
- a CDS encoding electron transfer flavoprotein subunit alpha/FixB family protein, with amino-acid sequence MAVFVYAENINGVYKKAAFEAVSYAKAVADKAGDTVTAISVNPTDSSDLLYKYGASNVINIKDEGLKNFSAKAFAQAVSEVADGNIIVFPHTTDASSIAPMLSVMKNYSLITNALEAPESLSPFQVKRRAFSGKGFMHAKAEGNGVIVTVSQNAFGVKENAVSGSEEVKNLSVANEDTKVISHEQSSGKLDLKEAEVVVSAGRGLKGPENWGMIEDLANVLGAATACSKPVSDIGWRPHTEHVGQTGKAISPNLYIAVGISGAIQHLAGVNSSKTIVVINSDPEAPFFKSADYGVVGDAFQIIPALTEKIKAIKG; translated from the coding sequence ATGGCAGTATTCGTATACGCAGAAAATATAAACGGAGTTTACAAAAAAGCAGCTTTTGAAGCAGTTTCTTACGCTAAAGCTGTTGCTGATAAAGCTGGAGATACCGTTACGGCAATCTCTGTAAACCCAACAGATTCTTCAGATTTATTATACAAATATGGAGCATCAAATGTAATCAATATCAAAGACGAAGGTCTTAAGAACTTCTCAGCAAAGGCATTCGCACAGGCTGTAAGTGAAGTAGCAGACGGAAACATCATCGTTTTCCCTCACACTACTGATGCTTCTTCAATTGCTCCAATGCTTTCTGTAATGAAGAACTATTCTTTAATCACTAATGCTTTAGAAGCTCCTGAAAGCCTTTCTCCTTTCCAGGTAAAGAGAAGAGCATTCTCAGGAAAAGGTTTTATGCATGCAAAAGCTGAAGGAAACGGAGTAATTGTTACCGTTTCTCAAAATGCTTTCGGTGTTAAAGAAAATGCAGTATCTGGTTCAGAAGAAGTGAAAAACTTATCGGTAGCTAATGAAGATACTAAAGTGATTTCTCACGAGCAGAGTTCAGGTAAACTAGACCTTAAAGAAGCTGAAGTTGTTGTTTCTGCTGGTAGAGGGCTTAAAGGACCTGAAAACTGGGGAATGATCGAAGATTTAGCAAACGTTTTAGGAGCAGCTACAGCATGTTCTAAACCGGTTTCTGACATCGGATGGAGACCTCACACAGAACACGTAGGACAAACTGGTAAGGCAATTTCTCCGAATCTTTACATTGCTGTAGGGATTTCAGGAGCCATTCAGCACCTTGCCGGAGTAAACTCTTCAAAAACTATCGTAGTAATCAATAGTGATCCTGAAGCACCATTCTTCAAGTCTGCTGATTACGGGGTAGTAGGAGATGCTTTCCAGATTATTCCTGCATTAACAGAGAAAATTAAAGCAATAAAAGGATAA
- a CDS encoding dipeptidase: MQETLNYINENKQRFVDELFELLRIPSISADPAYKDDVLKCADVVAAHLRNAGADDVEVCQTKGYPIVFGEKILDKSLPTVLVYGHYDVQPADPLELWTKPPFEPYIEKTELHPEGAIFARGSADDKGQFFMHLKAFEAMMKTNALPCNVKFILEGEEEVGSVSLGDWVNENKEKLACDCILISDTHIYSNEQPTVTTGLRGLSYVEVEVEGPNRDLHSGLYGGAVPNPIHVLSRMIANLIDENGHITIDGFYDNVETVSDADRADMNKLKDNPEEFKKSIGLSNIEGEKGYTTLERTSIRPTLDCNGIWGGYTGEGAKTVIPSKAFAKISMRLVPYQTPQEITEKFTKYFEKIAPDTVKIKVTPHHGGMPYVLPTNTKEFAAAKQAMESAFGKEVLPYRGGGSIPITAMFEQVLGAKSVLMGFGLDSDAIHSPNEHYGLFNFYKGIESIPLFFENYSK, encoded by the coding sequence ATGCAAGAGACATTAAATTACATTAACGAAAACAAACAGCGTTTCGTGGATGAATTATTTGAGTTATTGAGAATTCCTTCTATTTCTGCAGATCCGGCGTATAAAGATGACGTTTTGAAATGTGCAGATGTAGTGGCGGCACACCTTAGAAATGCAGGAGCTGATGATGTTGAAGTTTGCCAGACCAAAGGCTATCCAATTGTTTTCGGGGAAAAGATTTTAGATAAAAGTTTACCTACAGTACTGGTGTATGGACATTATGATGTTCAGCCGGCAGATCCACTGGAATTATGGACAAAACCACCTTTTGAACCCTATATTGAAAAAACTGAACTGCACCCTGAAGGCGCTATTTTTGCCAGAGGTTCTGCGGATGACAAAGGACAGTTTTTCATGCATCTGAAAGCCTTCGAAGCTATGATGAAAACCAATGCTCTTCCTTGCAACGTTAAATTTATCTTAGAAGGAGAAGAGGAAGTAGGTTCTGTGAGCTTGGGAGACTGGGTGAATGAAAATAAAGAGAAATTAGCTTGCGACTGTATCTTAATTTCCGATACTCATATTTACAGCAACGAACAGCCAACTGTGACAACGGGATTAAGAGGCTTAAGCTATGTAGAAGTAGAAGTGGAAGGCCCAAACAGAGATTTACACTCAGGTCTTTATGGTGGAGCGGTTCCAAACCCTATTCACGTTCTTTCAAGAATGATTGCTAATCTGATTGATGAAAACGGTCATATTACAATTGACGGGTTCTATGACAACGTAGAAACGGTTTCAGATGCAGACAGAGCTGATATGAACAAATTGAAAGATAATCCTGAAGAATTCAAAAAATCAATCGGATTAAGCAATATAGAAGGAGAAAAAGGATATACAACTTTAGAAAGAACATCTATCCGTCCTACTTTAGACTGCAACGGAATTTGGGGTGGTTATACCGGAGAAGGCGCAAAAACTGTAATTCCTTCAAAAGCTTTTGCTAAAATTTCAATGCGTTTGGTTCCTTACCAGACTCCACAGGAAATCACAGAAAAATTCACGAAATATTTTGAAAAAATTGCTCCTGATACAGTAAAAATTAAAGTAACGCCTCACCATGGAGGGATGCCTTATGTTTTACCAACCAATACCAAAGAATTTGCTGCGGCAAAACAAGCGATGGAATCTGCATTCGGAAAAGAAGTTCTTCCATACAGAGGAGGAGGAAGTATTCCAATTACAGCGATGTTTGAGCAGGTTTTAGGAGCTAAGTCTGTATTGATGGGCTTCGGGTTGGATTCTGATGCAATCCACTCTCCAAACGAGCACTATGGATTATTTAATTTCTATAAAGGAATTGAAAGTATTCCGTTGTTTTTTGAAAATTATTCAAAGTAA
- a CDS encoding electron transfer flavoprotein subunit beta/FixA family protein: MKILVCISSVPDTTSKINFTADKSAFDKNGIQWVINPLDEFALTKAVKLQESQGATVTVINVGDAGTEPVIRKALAIGANDAVRVNLDPKDSYSTAKEIAAVAQNGGYDLILCGKESIDYNGGSVPGMVAQLLNQPFVNASVGLDVNGDEATAVREIEGGKETISVKLPAIIAGQKGLVDEKDLIIPNMRGIMSARTKPLQVVEPASSEVKVQGVSYDSVPARAAVKMVSPDNLDELVRLLHEEAKVI, translated from the coding sequence ATGAAAATATTAGTTTGTATTAGTAGTGTTCCGGATACTACTTCCAAAATTAACTTTACAGCAGATAAATCTGCTTTCGACAAAAACGGAATTCAGTGGGTAATCAACCCGCTAGATGAATTTGCGTTGACAAAAGCGGTTAAACTTCAGGAATCTCAGGGAGCAACAGTAACAGTAATCAACGTAGGAGATGCTGGTACAGAACCTGTGATCAGAAAGGCTTTGGCAATTGGTGCTAATGATGCTGTAAGAGTAAATCTAGATCCTAAAGACAGCTATTCTACAGCAAAAGAAATTGCTGCTGTAGCTCAAAACGGAGGATATGATCTTATCCTTTGCGGGAAAGAATCTATTGACTATAATGGAGGTTCCGTTCCGGGAATGGTGGCTCAGCTATTGAACCAGCCTTTCGTAAATGCTTCAGTAGGATTAGACGTAAACGGAGATGAAGCTACTGCAGTAAGAGAAATTGAAGGAGGAAAAGAAACTATTTCTGTAAAATTACCGGCAATTATTGCAGGTCAGAAAGGATTGGTAGATGAAAAAGACCTTATCATCCCGAATATGAGAGGAATTATGTCTGCAAGAACAAAACCTCTACAGGTAGTAGAGCCTGCTTCTTCAGAAGTAAAAGTTCAGGGAGTATCTTATGACAGTGTTCCAGCTAGAGCAGCTGTGAAAATGGTTTCTCCTGACAATTTGGATGAATTGGTAAGATTACTTCACGAAGAAGCTAAAGTAATCTAA
- a CDS encoding RNA polymerase sigma factor has product MKNIEENFLLAKKQDRKGQKALYEMFAPKMLAIANSYVNNLHDAEDILLNAFMKCFTRINECRDWNSFPFWLRKIIVNDSITFIRKNKNILYADVEIADDYNETSDEEYPEELNIEEIFSQMPVGYRLIFNLHVFEDKKHNEIAEILNISEGTSKSQLSKAKKWLAEFLKAKENEKRNTETVKI; this is encoded by the coding sequence ATGAAGAATATCGAAGAGAATTTTTTATTGGCTAAAAAACAGGACCGGAAAGGGCAGAAAGCTCTTTACGAAATGTTTGCTCCCAAAATGCTGGCCATTGCAAATTCTTACGTCAATAACCTTCATGATGCAGAAGATATCCTCCTGAATGCATTTATGAAATGCTTTACCAGAATAAATGAATGCAGAGACTGGAACAGTTTTCCGTTTTGGCTTAGAAAAATTATTGTTAATGATTCTATCACCTTCATCCGGAAGAATAAGAATATTCTCTATGCAGATGTGGAAATTGCAGATGATTATAATGAAACCTCTGATGAAGAATATCCTGAAGAACTCAATATTGAAGAAATATTTTCCCAGATGCCGGTAGGATATAGATTGATTTTTAATCTACATGTCTTTGAGGATAAAAAACACAATGAAATTGCTGAAATTCTTAATATCTCTGAAGGAACAAGCAAAAGCCAGTTGAGCAAGGCAAAAAAATGGCTTGCTGAATTTTTAAAAGCAAAAGAAAATGAAAAAAGAAATACTGAAACAGTTAAAATCTGA
- a CDS encoding bifunctional nuclease family protein, protein MDYKQLIIRGISYSQTQSGAYALLLEHEETHIKLPVVIGNFEAQSISLGLEKDIHPPRPLTHDLFTKFIVSANYELVSVIIYQIVDGVFFSNINFKNKVNEEELILDARTSDAVAMAVRFDAPIFTTQQVLNEAGILLELEDVSKEEQSFSETVQTEDNLKSLSMEELQKLLDDAVKEEDYDTALEIQEEIKRRKKTID, encoded by the coding sequence ATGGATTATAAACAGCTAATTATTCGCGGAATATCGTATAGCCAGACCCAGTCGGGGGCTTATGCATTGTTATTGGAGCATGAAGAAACACATATAAAATTACCTGTTGTTATAGGAAATTTCGAAGCCCAGTCTATCTCTCTCGGATTGGAAAAAGATATTCATCCACCGCGTCCTCTTACTCATGATTTATTTACAAAATTTATAGTCTCTGCCAACTATGAGCTGGTTTCTGTTATTATCTATCAGATTGTAGACGGAGTATTCTTTTCAAATATCAACTTTAAAAATAAAGTGAACGAAGAAGAACTGATTCTGGATGCCAGAACTTCTGATGCTGTTGCCATGGCAGTAAGATTTGATGCACCCATATTTACTACCCAGCAGGTTCTGAATGAAGCCGGGATTTTATTAGAACTGGAAGATGTTTCCAAAGAAGAACAATCTTTCTCAGAAACTGTACAAACAGAAGATAACTTAAAATCTCTTTCTATGGAAGAACTTCAGAAATTACTGGATGATGCCGTAAAAGAAGAAGACTATGATACTGCTCTTGAAATTCAGGAAGAAATCAAGAGAAGGAAAAAGACAATTGACTAA